The Acropora muricata isolate sample 2 unplaced genomic scaffold, ASM3666990v1 scaffold_703, whole genome shotgun sequence genome has a segment encoding these proteins:
- the LOC136906174 gene encoding uncharacterized protein: MPRRNRIPLEHRERIIRAFEDEEEDYLLVADTLGVNRSTARGIVARYIREGRIRQRPRGGRNNVHVDDEMRDCLKEIINENCLLTLTQINHELRRRLPVKPEIHDRTSSRTLDRMLFRVKLARPLPADRNRPDVLNKRVDYATWFMNYTVVRHCVFLDECGYNIWTARSHGRARQGERAYRQVCSQRGRNLTVRMAISPINGLVFSSAFVGGMKTTCFDNFLTRARTNLDPEESVIFLYDGAPARQNPTAPAPNTELKMLPPYSLFLNVVEQPNSCLKAAIKANISHPEIQRRMDDRDARVRGIPRGEVRRQQLHEALHRYIDTITAAKSAQWYRFMQTYLTKCLNGEVIEG, from the coding sequence ATGCCACGGAGAAACCGAATACCACTCGAACACAGAGAGAGAATCATTAGAGCATTCGAGGACGAGGAGGAAGACTATCTTCTAGTCGCAGACACGCTCGGAGTGAATCGATCAACGGCAAGAGGCATCGTGGCGCGCTACATCAGAGAAGGCAGGATCCGGCAGAGACCAAGAGGTGGTAGAAACAATGTGCACGTGGATGATGAGATGAGAGATTGTCTCAAGGAGATCATCAACGAAAACTGTTTACTCACACTTACTCAGATAAACCATGAACTGAGGAGAAGGCTACCTGTCAAACCCGAGATCCATGACCGCACCTCATCAAGGACATTAGACAGGATGCTGTTTCGAGTGAAACTGGCAAGGCCCCTCCCCGCTGACAGAAACAGACCTGATGTGCTGAACAAGAGGGTCGATTACGCGACATGGTTTATGAACTATACTGTAGTACGACACTGTGTGTTCTTAGACGAATGCGGCTACAACATCTGGACGGCCAGAAGTCATGGTAGAGCGCGGCAAGGAGAGAGAGCCTATCGCCAAGTTTGCAGCCAGCGAGGAAGAAACTTGACTGTGAGAATGGCAATATCGCCTATCAATGGACTTGTGTTTTCCTCCGCTTTTGTTGGCGGAATGAAAACAACGTGTTTCGATAATTTCCTGACACGGGCGAGGACAAATCTGGATCCAGAAGAGTCCGTTATCTTTCTATATGACGGAGCACCGGCCCGCCAAAATCCTACCGCTCCCGCCCCAAACACGGAGCTGAAAATGCTTCCTCCCTATAGTCTTTTTTTAAACGTCGTGGAGCAGCCAAATAGTTGTCTGAAAGCAGCAATTAAGGCCAACATTTCGCATCCGGAAATCCAAAGACGTATGGATGACAGAGATGCCAGAGTCCGAGGAATTCCACGAGGGGAGGTTCGAAGACAGCAACTGCATGAGGCTCTGCACAGATATATTGACACGATTACAGCAGCTAAAAGTGCGCAATGGTACCGCTTCATGCAGACCTATCTGACAAAATGTTTAAATGGAGAGGTTATTGAAGGGTAA
- the LOC136906170 gene encoding NLR family CARD domain-containing protein 3-like isoform X5, with protein sequence MLTQWKRKEGDAKDNMRGIEAAESTEDKKHKKNATGTSNENLEQANAQKTKEGQREGEFQLQEFIRRLKDIVISSTGHVPDLQQPFRPNPGEGPPAKDFTVDEIFVNVVIREGRLSYDFPVDRWEQLKVYPMASAEQTNALRLQDIFDSCHRNVLAVGRPGIGKTLLCTRLLRFWASGDTKIQSQCEVAFLLKFRHLNSETHLNLRELLTRAETLECLEDGLWQYINDNPSKVLLIFDGLDEFSSTPGIARDDSRFNNTAEVRMPMGCLYKKIASGKLLQGCTLLTTVRPTAVEVVKELKFPRTVEITGFTFEQVEEFVEKFTKDDDSGNQKEIIWQHISTNINLFSLCYIPVNCFIICHCLLQLINIRPDAEHKLPVKITEIYSISVKIFFYRHSRGKYSCSKTDLGCYMYKRFDELQPENDEVFKKLGKIAFDGIKSGKLVFESHEVSGLEDCGLLHRLPDMKPRKLTQPSRAQYCFTHLTVQEFFAAKHLTDTLPKDKLQRFVADHIRVGTWKVVMQFVAGLLEPDTRQRTTKSEIFTHLLPEKIERRDRSDLIWWPCSKEDKVLALDVCKCLYEFDGEQGKVKIQSKGAEIGFNAVDFSEMKVVPTDCPAVMDFVRDANVISLRINFNDVGPLGCKEMQYSLKDVNCKLTQLDLGNNNIGDQGAAHLSDALKDVNCKLTQLDVGGNGIGDQGAAHLSDALKDVNCKLTLLYLGDNRIGDQGAAHLSDALKDVNCKLTWLSLQLNCLGEQAAAYLSYALKDVNCKLTQLHLDQDNIGDQGAAYLSDALKDVNCKLTQLDLGENNIGDQGAAHLIDALKDVNCKLTQLDLEANGIGEQGAAHLSDAFKDVNCKLTQLSLEYDKIGDQGAAHLSDALKDVNCKLTQLNLGYNNIGDQGAAHLSDAFKDVNCKLTQLNLARNGIGEQGAAHLSDALKDVNCKLTQLNLARNGIGDQGAAHLSDALKDVNCKLTQLNLWDNEIGDQGAAYLSDALKDVNCKLTQLDLGDNKIGDQGAAHLSDALKDVNCKLNQLDLGRNRIGDQGRHT encoded by the exons ATGCTCACCCAGTGGAAGAGGAAAGAGGGAGACGCTAAAGACAACATGAGAGGGATCGAAG CTGCCGAAAGCACAGAGGAcaaaaagcataagaaaaatgcgacag GTACAAGCAACGAGAACTTGGAGCAGGCAAATGcacagaaaacaaaggaaggcCAACGTGAAG GTGAATTTCAACTGCAAGAATTCATACGGAGGTTAAAAGATATTGTCATATCAAGTACCGGGCACGTTCCAGATCTTCAACAACCTTTCCGACCAAATCCAGGTGAAGGGCCACCAGCTAAAGATTTCACCGTGGACGAAATCTTTGTCAATGTTGTTATTCGTGAAGGCAGACTGAGCTATGACTTTCCTGTTGACAGATGGGAACAACTTAAAGTGTACCCCATGGCCAGTGCAGAGCAGACTAATGCTTTACGACTTCAAGATATCTTTGATTCTTGTCACAGGAACGTTCTCGCTGTTGGTCGTCCTGGAATTGGGAAAACTTTGTTATGTACGAGGCTTCTTCGATTTTGGGCTTCTGGTGATACCAAAATACAATCGCAATGTGAAGTAGCCTTTCTTCTGAAATTCAGACACTTGAACTCGGAAACACATCTTAATCTCCGTGAACTATTGACTCGCGCAGAAACACTAGAATGTTTAGAAGATGGATTGTGGCAATACATTAACGACAACCCAAGCAAAGTGCTTTTGATTTTCGATGGGCTTGACGAATTTTCTTCAACGCCAGGCATTGCCAGAGATGACTCTCGCTTCAACAACACTGCAGAGGTGAGAATGCCTATGGGTTGTCTGTACAAGAAAATTGCTTCTGGGAAACTTCTTCAGGGTTGTACACTGTTAACAACAGTAAGGCCTACTGCTGTTGAAGTTGTCAAAGAACTAAAGTTTCCTAGAACCGTTGAAATCACTGGATTTACATTTGAGCAAGTTGAAGAGTTTGTGGAGAAGTTTACAAAAGATGATGACAGTGGTAATCAAAAGGAAATAATATGGCAACACATTAGCACCAACATCAACCTGTTTTCATTGTGCTATATCCCTGTGAATTGTTTCATCATTTGTCACTGCTTACTACAACTGATTAACATCAGACCTGATGCTGAGCACAAACTACCCGTAAAGATTACTGAAATCTACAGCATTAGTGTGAAGATTTTCTTTTACAGGCACAGCCGTGGTAAATACAGTTGCTCTAAAACTGACCTTGGTTGCTACATGTATAAGAGATTTGATGAGCTTCAACCTGAAAATGATGAGGTGTTTAAGAAACTCGGAAAAATAGCTTTTGATGGCATTAAAAGTGGAAAACTTGTCTTTGAATCACATGAAGTGAGTGGACTGGAGGACTGTGGGCTGCTTCACCGATTACCTGACATGAAACCTCGAAAACTCACTCAACCATCCAGAGCTCAATACTGTTTTACCCACTTAACCGTTCAAGAGTTCTTTGCAGCCAAGCATCTCACGGATACCTTGCCTAAAGACAAGCTGCAAAGATTTGTCGCCGATCATATTCGTGTTGGGACCTGGAAAGTTGTAATGCAGTTTGTGGCTGGATTGTTGGAACCGGATACTAGGCAACGAACGACAAAGAGTGAGATATTTACCCACCTTCTTCCGGAGAAGATTGAGAGGAGAGACCGGTCAGATCTGATCTGGTGGCCATGTTCTAAGGAAGACAAAGTTCTGGCTTTGGACGTTTGTAAGTGTTTGTATGAGTTTGATGGCGAGCAGGGGAAAGtgaaaattcaaagcaaagGAGCAGAAATTGGTTTTAATGCTGTAGATTTTAGTGAAATGAAAGTTGTTCCAACAGACTGTCCAGCGGTGATGGATTTTGTGAGGGATGCTAATGTGATATCCCTGAGAATAAATTTCAACGATGTTGGGCCATTGGGCTGTAAAGAGATGCAATATTCACTCAAAGATGTTAATTGTAAACTCACTCAGCTGGACCTAGGGAATAACAACATAGGAGATCAAGGAGCAGCACACCTGAGTGATGCACTCAAAGATGTTAATTGTAAACTCACTCAGCTGGACGTAGGGGGAAACGGGATAGGAGATCAAGGAGCAGCACACCTGAGTGATGCACTCAAAGATGTTAATTGTAAACTCACTCTGCTTTACCTAGGGGATAACAGGATAGGAGATCAAGGAGCAGCACACCTGAGTGATGCACTCAAAGATGTTAATTGTAAACTCACTTGGCTGAGCCTCCAGCTTAACTGCTTAGGAGAACAAGCAGCAGCATACCTGAGTTATGCACTCAAAGATGTTAATTGTAAACTCACTCAGCTGCACCTAGACCAAGACAACATAGGAGATCAAGGAGCAGCTTACCTGAGTGATGCACTCAAAGATGTTAATTGTAAACTCACTCAGCTGGACCTAGGGGAAAACAACATAGGAGATCAAGGAGCAGCACACCTGATTGATGCACTCAAAGATGTTAATTGTAAACTCACTCAGCTGGACCTAGAGGCAAACGGTATAGGAGAGCAAGGAGCAGCACACCTGAGTGATGCATTCAAAGATGTTAATTGTAAACTCACTCAGCTGAGCCTAGAGTATGACAAGATAGGAGATCAAGGAGCAGCACACCTGAGTGATGCACTTAAAGATGTTAATTGTAAACTCACTCAGCTGAACCTAGGGTATAACAACATAGGAGATCAAGGAGCAGCACACCTGAGTGATGCATTCAAAGATGTTAATTGTAAACTCACTCAGCTGAACCTAGCGAGAAACGGAATAGGAGAGCAAGGAGCAGCACACCTGAGTGATGCACTCAAAGATGTTAATTGTAAACTCACTCAGCTGAACCTAGCGAGAAACGGAATAGGAGATCAAGGAGCAGCACACCTGAGTGATGCACTCAAAGATGTTAATTGTAAACTCACTCAGCTGAACCTATGGGATAACGAGATAGGAGATCAAGGAGCAGCATACCTGAGTGATGCACTCAAAGATGTTAATTGTAAACTCACTCAGCTGGACCTAGGGGATAACAAGATAGGAGATCAAGGAGCAGCACACCTGAGTGATGCACTCAAAGATGTTAATTGTAAACTCAATCAGCTGGACCTAGGGAGAAACAGGATAGGAGATCAAGGCCGGCACACCTGA